In the Zingiber officinale cultivar Zhangliang chromosome 5A, Zo_v1.1, whole genome shotgun sequence genome, GTGCGTGCCCCGGTCCGGGTACAGCTGCTCGAACGCAATCAGGTTACGCAGGATAGCGTTGGACACATTGTACGCCCGGATCCGGGGGATCTCCAGTCGACCATCGCGGAATGTCACGTCCAGGAAGCTGTCCGTCTGCTTCTTACGTTTGATCTCGATGCCGGCGTCCTTGAGCTCCCGGGCGCAGGGGATCGTAGACGGCGTTAGCGGCGTAAATATTGCGTCCTCCTCAATTTGGTCCTGCCCACAACAGTCAAAACAAGAATTGCGCTTCATCCCGCAGTCTCCGCGGAATGATGGCAGAAATGAGCCTCGACGGCGAGGGCCTCCTTGCTCGCCTCCTCCAAAATAGCCCTTTTCTCCGGAGAGATCGAGCTTGCGAGTCTGTGAGTTTGTGGGAGGCTTCGACTCTTTTGGTGGGTGTATGCAGGCATGCAAAAGATGGAGAATGTGACAAGACTTCTGGACCGGCGCTTCCAATTTCTCGGGCAACTTCTTCGTTCTTCCCGGCAAGAAATCGCCGCCGAAAAATTGGAGAGCGAGCGGTTTCAGGGAGTTGGCTGCTCTCGCGGGATCCACAAAGCTGAGCAAATCCCTGATAAGAAACAGAGGAAGCTGATTCTCCAGCAGCAGCATGTCAAGCCTCACAAAGTATTCTGTCCACGACGAGGCGAGAATTGGATCGTACTCCCCATTAACTATGCTATCGTCGACATCGTCATCGTCGTCGATGATGACTCCCGGCCTTTTAGTAGGAGCGTCCTTTCGGTCATATAGTCTGAGGAGGAACTCGACGACGAAGCAACCGTCGTGCAGCATCATGTCGACGAACCTGTCGCTGTCCATTTTGAAAACCTCAGAGTAGGCGCTCCGCACCCGAAGTTCTTCCTTCTTGATGTAATTCCGGCAGTCGTCCTTGCTTTTCGGGGGGTTCGTCCGCCGGAGGAAGCTGTGAAGGTATTGCGGCTTAATTTTCTCCATGGTTTGCAGGCGAGGCACGCCGCGGTGGTAGGGACCCAAAGAGATGAGGTTTGGCTCGTAGGCCTCGCGGTCAGCTTCCCGGATGATTTCCGGGACTCGGAAGATGGTCGGCTTCTCTGTGCGCCATAGATTCAAGtctgcttcttcctcctccctgCCCACGGTTGGCCTTTGAAGCGTCGCAGCAGCTTTTTGATCCCAAGAATTCATCTCAACAGGTTGTGCGCGCCAAAGAAAATAACCCTAcaaattttatagatttttttttttcagttggaATTGCAGTGGGCAAAATTGTCTGCCACGGCAAGTCGAAAGCTGGACAAACAAAATTCTAATTCACGAAATGAAGATGAAAAGAatctaaaaaaaaacaaaacagaaACCTTCAAATTAATTTGCAGCAGCAGTTggacttaaaaatatttggaactAATCGAGCAGGGATGGGATGAATGTGGAGATAAAGCCATATAAATATAGGCAAATTAAAGCCAGCTCAAAAGACAGATGAGAACTGATTGAAAGGAAAAAACATtgttttctagtttattttttctttgtgGCGGAGAAATTGCCTTTGTCAatgatttttaagaaaattaataatttatcaaagagtgCATTAATACTATTTTACTAAAACAAATCGTGGTTTATTTAGTTTTTCAATCCCTCGCCACCTAAGATTGTCGACTGATTTCATTATCACAATAATTGAAAGTACTTGACTTGCTAGTCAATTGACTTCTAGTCTACCGGATATAAAGCATATTTTCCATCAATTAgttatcttaaaaattctttGTTGAAGAGTGTCTAATGATCATGAAAATTTAGGGGTATTTGGTTGATGAATTTAGGAATAAGAAAAtgaaatgataataaaaataatatttggattgtgggtttgaaCAGTCAATTAATTGGATCCTTAAACTGTAATTAGTCCGACTTTAATCAGATCTATTACTGTTCCAACCTAGTTAATCAGGTTAACATGTAACTGATCCATTGACCTAGTTATAGACTCCGGCTATATCGAATTCAAACCTGGCCCTTGGACAGGTCTAGGAGGATGTTGAACCTTATAATGTCATCAAACACTTTTTATCAAAATACTTAATGATAAAAAaagatttaatattttatatcaaaaatACATAAAGGTTTCAATTTAAGCCAAATAACATCATTGCACCTATGAAATTTCCTAAGTTTGTtcaagatatattttttttttcagattttgaATCTTTTGCgctattaaatttttttagacaAAGGCATTTCACGGCGGCCATTtgattgatcaatcaaattggaacTGACTTCAGTCAACTAGATTCTAGTTGATTAATTTTCTCTAACACTTTTAGCTTTGGTGCCTAAACATTATAGAAGGCTCAAATTCatataaaatggaaaaaaaaaaattattgaatgtAACACTGAATCTGGGTGATCTATCTGGCtccataaaaaattttcattgattaccagaataaattaaaaagtgtTCGTAATTGATCACCCGAAAGAAGAAGAAATTCATGCAAAATGAGCCATTACAATCCTAGGATTCCCCAAGTCTATCCATGCTTATTTTCAtcagtttttttattatttagaaTGGTCGAACAGTTTTTGTCAAAAATGCTCGATTGTCCTAAAGACCTCaaatttatattaaattggcATTGTGAACTCCTAAACTCCCATGAGTCTGTTTACGTTATGAAAAATTTACATTATGAAGTTTTGCTTTGATTTTTGTTTGTTACGTTTGGATTGCCTTGAGGTTAGGAAATTCATTAGCACTCCCCTCCAAAACCCTCAAGAATCAATGCTGAAATTATTcacaaaatttttcttttatagccTTTAAGGCGGAATTGATTTCCATCTATCAATCAACTGTATACTCTCATCAATCGATTGCTTCGTTGAATTTCATCATTTCACCTGTAGAATGATTTTTTTCAACTCATCATTCACTACAACGGTAGATTGCTCATCATTATCATCAATTGATTGATGAGAAAGTAGTCAAGTGCTGCAGCCAAGCTCCAAATATTCTCTTCGCTTGAACAATGACAACAATCAAGTCAACTGTTCCACTCCATTAATCTACTATTACTATATCAATCGAGTTCCCAACTAGACCTAAAAATCTTCTGTTCACTAAAACATGCCAACAATCGACTATTATTATTTATCAATCAGTTGATCTCAATTAATTAGTCGAGTTGATTAAtcagattaatttcaagtaatcTAGTTGCTATAATAGTATCATCAATCAATTACTCAAATTTAACAGTTCACTGTTCAACATCAAATATCCTTAAACCCCACTAGGTTTTACTCCCTTCTCTCACCCGTGCAGTAGTGGCTTCCGACTGACACTACTTTATCCTCCTTACCATGCGCATGATTCTGTCGCTTCTCTACCATTGCCAGCGCCTCAGTCATCGTCGCCGCCCTACCATCACGACTTGGACTTGATTGCCACCGCCGAATCTCTATCGTCCACGTGCATATCCTGTCCTCTCACTGTCACCATGCCACCTCAACGTCGTTTCCCCACTACATGTAGCCCCGTCGTCGCCTGCTCGATTTAATTggataattaatcaatttaattagatgattaaataattaattaatcagtttaataattaattatttagttaattatttgatTTAATGAGTTTAATTGATTAAACTGTAAATTGGAtttaaatgattaattaaattattaattaatgaaataagtttaattgattaagtcattaatttataaattcatttagataaattaattaattagatgatCTCAGTCAAAATTATTAAAGAATTGATTTAATAATTGATGATCAAGCtattaaattgataaattagataattaatcTAGTATTAatcagtttaattaattaattaattgaattagctTAATAATTAATTGACTTGTGTTAAGGATTAATAGGTTAATTAATATTGTTTGATTACTTTgattaattaatcatttaattaattaaagggtgtttaattaattaaaataataatcaactaatggaataattaattaagttgtaaatCGTAAGTTTAGATAAATTGATTAATTTGGATTTGATCTATTTAAAGAATTAATCTGAATgtatctaattaattaaaaaagtttaattaagtttttaatctacaaataatttaaataaattaattaatttgatgattgatttggatttggtttatttaactaattaatattaATGTATCTAATTGAATAgattattgattaatttaataatttataattaattcatGAGGTCAAACTGTAATCAGATTGATAATTGATTTGATATTAATAAAGTATTAATTGAGTTAGTAATTAGTttaataaattgattaattaatcaagtGATTAAATAAGTAATGTACCCTAACCTAGTTAGAAAAATCCTATCTTTTGGTTTAGTTAACTCTTATCGATTGTAACTTAAAAGATTAAGGTGTCTTTCATCATGTAATAGGATTCAAGAATAAGAGAAGTTCAATGATTAGCAAAACTTTTATATCACGGTATTTAAAAGTGGGTAGCTCCTTTCTTTAACCTCTTTAGATATTTTCTCCTTAGTGTATGCATACTTTATCTATATTGATTCGACGAtagttacttttttttttttttgtttgttctcGATACTCCACttttttccatttttagattgaCTTTTTATTTGCTCGCCATCAGGGCCATCTCAAGGTTCCCTAGGGCCTtagacaaaaataaaaaaaaaataggcttttaatatttgtttttaaaaaaaatcttacttTTTTTCATTCAAATTTGAGACCGACaatagtaaattttaattttttaataaaataatatattaattttaaaaaatatttatatacaaaatttagttttctaactTTTTGAGAtggaaaaaatattaattaaaattttatattcaagttttaacataatttttttcaattgataaaattGTTCAATTAttaatctttcttgagacattgtagaatataaataagactatattaattttaattttgaaaaaaaattctttctatTGAAAGTACACTAATAAGTATAATTAATAGTATTCTATAAGCTATCCATGCattagaaaaagaatttaatttttttaataaggtTCAATACCTAAGTGCAGTTTTTAATTCtagatttattatttcttttaaaacttttaattctaaaaataaatctaaaccatGATAAGATGTCATGTGTTAAatttttttcaagatttaaacattttattttaaaaaactatcatcaatcaattttaacttttgtatgtcatataaaaaattaaaattatcttcatatattttaaattattcaaaCCTACTTTGAAGTGAAGAAATAACATgatcaataatataattaaagtaattaattttaaaagattcttcaAATGAAAGTCACCTCATtaatttattttcatcaaattgtttgtttcttttaattaCACATATTTCATGAATTTTAGTTCTATATTCATTTTATTTGCAATCTCTTTGGTGGAAATTATAGTAGATATGAATCCATTTTTTCtataatcatttaaaaaataagaCCTTTTAACTAATCTAATGCAATAGTAATGCTTGTATCTttatgatacggtgcatgatcggTGGGGTCGGACATCGGACGTGGTCCAAAGTCAAGCCCTCagggtggtcagaagtcaagcccgcgtgacggtcagaagtcaagcccgcGTGGCGACCAAAAGTCAAGCCTACCTAATAGTCAAAAGTCCGTCTACGTGACGGTCAAAAGTCTCGCttatgtggaggtcaaaggttCAGATTACAGGATGACCTAGAAGGGACATAAGTGGCATTTGGGGGGCAGGTCTACATGGCAAGTAAGAGTTCGGACTGATCGGGACGCACTGGTCAGAAAGTATGGACCGAAGCGCACAGGTGGggatgtgcaaaccaaggatacaggtcaggacttatagtctTACGGCTCGGGACACCTGGACCGAAGcgcacaggtcgggatatgcaaaccaaggatacaggtcaggacttatagtctTACGGCTCGGGACACCTGGAccgaagcgtacaggtcgggatgtgcaaaccaaggatacaggtcaggacttatagccttacggCTCGGGACACCTGGACCGAAGTGCACAGGTCAGGATGTGTAAACCAAGAATACAGGTCAAGACTTATAGCCTTACGGCACAGGACACCTGGAccgaagcgtacaggtcgggatgtgcaaaccaaggatacaggtcaggacttatagtctTACGGCTTAGGACACATGGATCGACgcgtacaggtcaggattcaTAGACTCGCGGCATAGGTACAAagatcaaagcgtacaggtcgggacataggGAATCAGActgaggcgtacaggtcgggactcaGGATAGGCAGAAGCAGActgaggcgtacaggtcgggattcaGGATAAGCATAACCAGACTAAGGCTTAACAGGTCACGACTTACAAGGTAAGGTAGGTCAGGAGTTCACAGAATACGACACGCGGAACAGGGATGGATACACAGGTCTAGAGTTATGAAGCGACAAACGCAGGTCAGGAATGGTAGGTCTACACCCACAGGTCGAGGTCGGTAGATACAGGGACCCAGTCCAAGGTTAACAGATCGGGGCAGGCGTACACTACACGACAAGCAAGCcagagaatcgtaacaacctgtcagggaataatcactgtctgtcagagaatatgctaacagtctGTTGCTCACTGCCCGCTGATTCCTCCTAGACCTATAGGAGGAcgccacgtgtcattcaccgccagataAAGTCTGACattcgacattccctgacactcgtcagacTCCGGAAGCACccattgcagtataaaaagggatgctttgtcccttacgcaggtacgctcactcatctTCTAGTACTAGTCTTTTACTTTTTgtcctttctctgtgcttctggggaaaaagtacctgacttgagcgtcggagggcctgacccggggactttttccctggtttctggtctctaacgacccgggggctcgtctgagtgtgtgcagggtcctTACTTCATCGTCTTCGTCATCACCTCCCGTCATCCGATCGTGTAAGCCTTTCCTGCGGGTGCCAGATCGACCAAGCTTCGTCGTGACTTTCCGTCAACCCCAGCGACAGCacggcccgccttcatccgactcagcttccggacgggatcactttatattataaaaatttataactaATAGTATTAACTacaaataatatatcatatcaaatAACCATtcctaataaaaatttaaaattttcaaactcatatATTGCTAAAGAATTTTCTTCACTTTGTGTTTTAGGATCATCACTTATTTCTACAAGTTTATATAAAGCTTCTCTTATTTGTGGatcttaatattttattgtaCGCTTTCAAGATGATTTTCCTAATGTGTTTGTCATAATAGTTTAAGAGTTAAATTAGAAACATGGCCTTGCAAGATTTTccatctttttgtagaagaagaaaataataagtCAGTACATTGTATCACACAAAAAATGTTATAACACTAGGGCAAGAATTAGCCATATCACATAGTactaaattaagactatgacaaccacATGGTGTATAAAACGCTCTAGAATTTATATCTAACAATCTCTTTTGTACGCCTTGTTATTTACCTTTCATATTAGCCCCATTATCATATCTAACAatcactaatggctagtagccacctgtGATTTACCTTCTTTGTGTTGGCCTAGGGATGGGTTGGCGGGATCGCTAGGGCTAGCGAATCATCTTTTACAACATatgtatcatctacttttaaaaattctataaaatattcttctattttgatTGGACTAGTTGAAATATCTACACATCTTAATATAAGAGACATTTGCTTGATGATTTATATCTAGAGTACAATAAAGTATAACTGAAAAGTATTTtgcttcttatttttttaattataatatttttaatttcttttcgtAATATATTTATCAATTCATTTTGTATATAATGATCAAGataataattatgaattttacCATTTTAAATACGGTTAGGGTGTTCTTGCTTTACATGATCAAATTctataattatttcaattaaacttaaaactttctattattatcttgataaatatttttatttgtacCATGAAATGCTAGATTattttttacaagatttttaaTTATAACgataatttttattaatacattcttctaatattatttttttccttgtttaTCTTTTCTTGTAAATTTTAATCAATGATTTAATTTTAACAATCTCATtttaatatcaaaccaaatattcatatttttaatatattcacTACTTGTTTCATGACTTTTAAGCTAGACACCAGCCCCGACCCAAAGGTCGGGCGGTCCTGGGTGACTGCACATGGCCCAAAGTTGGGGGGcccaaattttttaaaacatgtttatatgttatgatatttttttagaaattaggTTAACTTTTCTTCATCTGCACAGTGCACTCTTTGCAAACCTTCTGCTGACACCTATGCTTTCTTTCATAGCAGAATCAAATTGCTAACTTGTTGCTCCTTTCTCATATTctctcttagatttttttttataattacaccgcccttcttccttttttttcatttttgtttgctCTCCTCTACCTGCGACTCCGCGACGGCGAGGTTGCACCTTTGCCTCTGCTCTACACGGCAGCACCTCCTGCACACAGCGTTGCAAGGGCCAAGGAGCATGAAACTTCTGCCGTGTAGAGCACCTCCTGCAGCGACGACAAGGTTTCTGAAGTCTGAACATGGCTTGCGTTGCGAGTTGCGATGGTTGACGGTTGTCATCTACAGACTACAGATCTACTCATATTCTGATCTTCTTCATCCAGGTGCAATTATTCcaattatttcttttatattgagttgatttaaattatagtttTGCAATTGTTGTGGTTTTGtgcattataaatttataatatgttTCCTAAAAAACATATTTCTGGatgtgaaaaaagaaaaaaaaaagactagAACAATTAAGTGAATCACAAAGAGGTGctcttaataaattatttgttaaaaaaccaaGTTCTActgaaaatatagaaaatttaaatgGGAACCATATAGATGAGTTTAAAGAAATATATGATGTTAACAAGGAGTCTAATGAAATTCATGAAGTTAATGATGAGTCTAATGAAATTCATGATGTTAATGAGGATAGAGATAATTTAAGAGAGCATGAAAATGTTATAGTAGATAATGAGAATACTAATATTGATAAACAATTTATTCCTCCACTTGATATATATGATCCAAGGAATTGGGATAATCTTGATAATAATACACatgatattttagttgaaaaagggcctataagagaaatgaaccttatatttctttttgatcattactctagacatttttcaagtagtcattattttaaaaagttaagtaATGAAGATGTAATAGATCGAAAGTTGTTGGTATACAGTAAACATGTAGATAAAGTTTATTGTTTTTATTGTAAGTTATTTAAATCTGAAAACAATAGAAGTTTTTTAGCAAATGATGGGGTTAGAGATTGGAAACATATCAGTGAAtgacttaaagaacatgaaaattctattgaacatataactaatatgaactcttggaaaaaattgaaaatgagattaaataaaaatgaaacaattgaTAAAGATCTACAACGAGAAATCTCTAAAGAAAGAGAGTGTTGAAGAAAAGTTCTTACAAGAATATTAGCAATTGTAAAATGTCTTTCTAAACGTTGTTTGGCTTTTCGGGGATCTAATGATAaactattgttggtgcgggaagcatccgacgatcgaaccaaagttttgataatggcaaagggattcaaagttaagattctttgtTATCTAAAGTGCTtaaaatgagattgcaggaaagtcctaactgcggttaggtaggtgaaaaatcctagggggtggtaaccctaggtcttagggggtagtaaccctaggtggtaggaaaatcctaaggggcggtaaccttaggtcctagggggtggtaaccctaggtagtgaaaatcctaaggggagtaACCTtacgtcctagggggtggtaaccctaggtggagaaaaaccctagggagcggtaaccctaggtcctaggggatggtaaccctagatagaaagtccagtcggtc is a window encoding:
- the LOC121981413 gene encoding UPF0481 protein At3g47200-like; this translates as MNSWDQKAAATLQRPTVGREEEEADLNLWRTEKPTIFRVPEIIREADREAYEPNLISLGPYHRGVPRLQTMEKIKPQYLHSFLRRTNPPKSKDDCRNYIKKEELRVRSAYSEVFKMDSDRFVDMMLHDGCFVVEFLLRLYDRKDAPTKRPGVIIDDDDDVDDSIVNGEYDPILASSWTEYFVRLDMLLLENQLPLFLIRDLLSFVDPARAANSLKPLALQFFGGDFLPGRTKKLPEKLEAPVQKSCHILHLLHACIHPPKESKPPTNSQTRKLDLSGEKGYFGGGEQGGPRRRGSFLPSFRGDCGMKRNSCFDCCGQDQIEEDAIFTPLTPSTIPCARELKDAGIEIKRKKQTDSFLDVTFRDGRLEIPRIRAYNVSNAILRNLIAFEQLYPDRGTHVTDFTFLIDCLIDTAADVAILREAGILVSTMGCNKAAARLFNRICKKVVVDPKNGHLWRVFEEIPKHCEKRANKWRASLNHTYFGNPWTGISVVAAILLFILTTVQTVLAILTYVNPP